A window of Paenibacillus polygoni contains these coding sequences:
- a CDS encoding ABC transporter substrate-binding protein, producing the protein MGERKKPFFRAGATLLLSLGVVLAGCSGGSGSDSGGGETSSKGSEVGTDNPIEISVFLNEAGQQPTADNKIYKKIKEELGVSFNFEFLAGDKNQKLGVMIAGGDYPDLISADTKLTAAGSVIPLEDLIEEHAPNLKKHYEKYWNQMKDPNDGHIYYLPNYGAYNGEVSDTYYSGPAFWVQKAVLKEFGYPQLKTLDEYFDLIEKYKEKYPTIDGKPTIGFEVLNYDWKNWSLLNAPQHLIGHPNDGGVVVNDGKAEIFADKDYAKQYYQKLNEINAKGLLDKEAFAQNYDQYMAKLSSGAVLGMFDQHWNFQQAEDSLTTQKKIERTYVGFPLVYDSSTKDYYRDRAALNLNNGFGITVSAKDPVKIIKVLDKLIEEDWQKLMTWGVQDEDYYVNEEGRFMKTQEQRDKATDATWKLANKADAFYATAPKLEGYFSDGNATSASNQPEEYQASLKPFDKEVLDAYGFNSYIDFFSAPPENPVYYPAWSVDLVEGSPAKIASTKLNETSTKYLPRAILAKPTEFDGVWSEYVSEIQKLDVKAYEDRINEVLQWRIDNWSVK; encoded by the coding sequence ATGGGGGAAAGAAAAAAACCGTTTTTCCGCGCGGGGGCAACATTGCTGTTGTCACTGGGTGTAGTGCTGGCCGGCTGTTCAGGCGGCAGTGGAAGTGATTCAGGCGGCGGAGAAACAAGCAGTAAGGGCAGCGAGGTTGGAACTGATAATCCGATAGAAATCTCGGTTTTCCTAAACGAGGCCGGACAACAGCCAACTGCAGACAACAAAATCTACAAGAAAATCAAGGAAGAGCTTGGCGTTTCATTTAACTTCGAATTTCTGGCTGGTGACAAGAACCAGAAGCTCGGCGTTATGATTGCTGGCGGTGATTATCCAGACTTGATCTCAGCGGATACCAAGCTGACAGCGGCGGGTTCGGTAATCCCACTGGAAGATCTGATCGAGGAACATGCTCCTAACTTGAAGAAACACTACGAGAAGTACTGGAATCAGATGAAGGATCCTAATGATGGACATATCTATTATCTGCCTAACTACGGGGCATATAACGGTGAAGTGTCTGATACTTATTACAGCGGACCTGCATTTTGGGTTCAAAAAGCGGTACTAAAAGAATTTGGTTATCCACAATTGAAAACGCTTGATGAATACTTCGACTTGATCGAGAAATACAAGGAAAAGTATCCAACGATTGATGGCAAACCAACGATTGGTTTTGAAGTCCTGAACTATGACTGGAAAAACTGGAGCTTGCTCAATGCACCGCAGCATTTGATCGGTCATCCGAATGATGGCGGTGTGGTTGTAAACGACGGAAAAGCTGAAATTTTTGCGGATAAGGATTATGCCAAACAGTACTATCAAAAGCTCAATGAAATCAATGCTAAGGGCTTGCTTGACAAGGAAGCATTTGCACAAAACTATGATCAGTACATGGCTAAATTGTCCAGCGGCGCAGTACTCGGCATGTTCGACCAGCACTGGAACTTCCAACAAGCAGAAGATTCTTTGACAACGCAAAAGAAAATCGAACGAACTTATGTAGGTTTCCCACTTGTTTACGACAGCAGTACGAAAGACTACTATCGTGACCGCGCAGCACTGAATCTTAATAACGGGTTCGGTATTACTGTAAGTGCCAAGGATCCTGTGAAGATTATCAAAGTACTTGATAAGCTGATCGAAGAAGATTGGCAGAAGTTAATGACGTGGGGTGTTCAGGACGAGGACTACTACGTCAATGAAGAAGGACGTTTCATGAAAACTCAAGAACAGCGTGACAAAGCAACGGATGCGACTTGGAAGCTTGCAAACAAAGCAGATGCGTTCTATGCAACTGCACCGAAGCTGGAAGGTTATTTCAGTGATGGAAACGCAACTTCGGCAAGTAATCAGCCGGAAGAATATCAAGCAAGCTTGAAACCGTTTGATAAAGAAGTACTCGATGCGTACGGGTTTAACAGCTATATTGACTTCTTCAGTGCTCCACCGGAAAACCCGGTTTATTACCCAGCGTGGTCAGTTGACTTGGTTGAAGGATCTCCAGCCAAAATTGCAAGTACGAAGCTGAATGAAACGTCTACTAAGTATTTACCTAGAGCTATTCTGGCTAAACCAACTGAATTTGACGGTGTTTGGAGTGAATACGTTTCTGAGATTCAAAAACTGGACGTTAAAGCTTATGAAGATCGCATCAATGAAGTATTGCAGTGGAGAATTGATAACTGGTCTGTGAAGTAA